CCATCGACGACAACGGCAGCGGCGTCCCCGAAGACGAGCGCGACGTGGTGTTCGAGCGGTTCTCCCGCGGGTCGACCGCCTCGCATTCCGGATCGGGGCTGGGGCTGGCGCTGGTGGCCCAGCAGGCCCACTTGCACCGCGGGACAGCCGCACTGGAAAGCAGCCCGCTGGGCGGCGCGCGGTTGGTGCTCCGCCTCCCCGGCCCGACCTAACTGCTGTTGCGCCGCGGCGCGGTCATGGCCATCTCCGAATTCGTTGATGGCGCACGGTTTTTGACCCGGTTGACGATTAGCGCGAGGGTCAACTCGATTCGACCCCTGCCGGGTCGGGCACACTGGAGCGATGGCCAACGGCAAGAAACCGACCGACAACGAAACCCTGGCACACATCCGTGAGCTGGTCGCCGAGGAGAAAGCCCTGCGGGCGCAGCTGCAACAGCGCGACATCTCCGAATCGGAGGAGCATGACCGCTTGCGCCGGCTGGAGGTCGAGCTCGACCAGTGTTGGGACCTGCTGCGGCAGCGTCGTGCGCTGCGCGACACCGGCGGTGACCCGCGCGAGGCCGAGGTGCGTCCACCCGACGAGGTCGAGGGTTACCTGAACTGAGCCGCCCCGCAGACGTCGACGCCGTCGTCATTGGTGGCGGCCACAACGGCCTGGTCGCGGCGGGGTATCTCGCCCGGGCGGGCCTCCGGGTGCGGTTGCTGGAGCGGCTGCGACACGTCGGCGGGGCCGCCGTCTCGGTTGAGGCGTTCGACGGCGTCGGGGTTCGGCTGTCGCGGTACTCCTACCTGGTCAGCCTGCTGCCGCCCCGCATCGTCGACGACCTGGGCGCCGCGGTGCGGCTGGCCCGGCGGCGGCATTCCTCGTACACGCCCGACCCTGCCGCCGA
This genomic interval from Mycobacterium sp. SMC-2 contains the following:
- a CDS encoding DUF2630 family protein, with the protein product MANGKKPTDNETLAHIRELVAEEKALRAQLQQRDISESEEHDRLRRLEVELDQCWDLLRQRRALRDTGGDPREAEVRPPDEVEGYLN